In Sporomusaceae bacterium, a single genomic region encodes these proteins:
- a CDS encoding ATP-binding cassette domain-containing protein — MLAVDIKKNLPDFTLEVKFTVERNVLVLFGPSGSGKTTVLRSIAGLVRPDGGSIVHDGRVIYAAETGVFVPPRERNVGYMFQEFALFPHMNVKKNIWYGVKKRNQEAAQMYGRLMELLKIGQLADRYVGQLSGGEKQRVALARALMAEPKILLLDEPLSSLDSGTRLELQTELKRMQELWGIPFILVTHDPDEAKALGHQILFLDKGRQAAPQWP; from the coding sequence ATGCTGGCGGTCGATATCAAGAAGAATCTTCCCGATTTTACCCTCGAAGTCAAGTTTACGGTCGAACGCAACGTGCTTGTGCTGTTCGGCCCGTCGGGCAGCGGCAAGACGACCGTGCTGCGCTCGATCGCCGGGCTTGTCCGCCCGGACGGCGGCAGCATCGTCCACGACGGGCGGGTGATCTACGCCGCGGAAACCGGCGTCTTTGTGCCGCCGCGGGAGCGCAACGTCGGCTATATGTTTCAGGAGTTCGCCCTTTTTCCCCATATGAACGTGAAAAAGAACATTTGGTACGGCGTCAAAAAGCGTAACCAGGAGGCGGCGCAAATGTACGGGCGGCTGATGGAGCTGCTCAAGATCGGGCAGCTCGCAGACCGCTACGTGGGGCAGCTGTCCGGCGGCGAGAAGCAGCGGGTGGCCCTGGCGCGGGCGCTGATGGCCGAGCCGAAAATCCTGCTGCTCGACGAACCGCTGTCGTCGCTTGACAGCGGCACCCGCCTGGAACTGCAGACGGAACTGAAAAGAATGCAGGAGCTGTGGGGCATCCCGTTTATCCTCGTCACCCACGATCCGGATGAGGCCAAAGCCCTCGGCCACCAGATCCTGTTTCTCGATAAGGGCCGGCAGGCAGCGCCGCAGTGGCCGTAA
- the modB gene encoding molybdate ABC transporter permease subunit: MNIVVEWQPVILSIKVALCSLVFVAIFGVLAAHLMRRCDFPGKAAAEALFTMPLVLPPVVTGFLLLILIGKQGPVGRLLDEYFHTQIIFTPYAAILAGTVVAFPLMYQSTKAAFLAVETNLEDAARTLGAGEWRVFWTVTLPLAWPGLVAGLILSFARALGEFGATIMVAGNIPGKTQTIPLAIYFAAESNDLTQAGLYVVIISLITFSLIFWLNSWSKTKGKPASAKVVS; encoded by the coding sequence GTGAACATCGTGGTTGAATGGCAGCCGGTCATTCTGTCAATCAAAGTAGCTCTCTGCTCACTAGTGTTTGTCGCCATTTTCGGTGTACTGGCCGCCCACCTGATGCGGCGCTGCGACTTCCCCGGCAAGGCGGCGGCGGAAGCGCTCTTTACTATGCCGCTGGTGCTGCCGCCGGTCGTCACCGGCTTCCTGCTCCTCATCCTCATCGGCAAACAGGGACCGGTGGGTCGGCTGCTGGACGAATATTTCCACACCCAGATCATTTTCACGCCGTACGCCGCCATCCTCGCCGGCACAGTGGTCGCTTTCCCGCTGATGTACCAGAGCACCAAGGCTGCTTTTCTCGCCGTCGAAACCAACCTCGAAGACGCCGCGCGGACGCTCGGCGCCGGCGAGTGGCGCGTGTTCTGGACGGTGACTCTGCCGCTGGCCTGGCCCGGTCTCGTCGCCGGCCTGATACTGTCGTTCGCCCGCGCCCTGGGAGAATTCGGGGCGACCATCATGGTGGCGGGCAATATCCCCGGCAAGACTCAGACGATACCGCTGGCGATATATTTTGCCGCCGAGTCCAACGACCTTACCCAGGCCGGCCTGTATGTGGTGATAATCAGCCTCATCACTTTTTCGCTGATTTTCTGGCTCAACAGTTGGTCCAAGACAAAGGGCAAGCCGGCATCGGCCAAGGTGGTGTCGTGA
- a CDS encoding substrate-binding domain-containing protein, giving the protein MNSTFPRPSALRIPGAVLIGTKQPQDTQAFLNYLSGPDAAKCFQKYGFNVINTQK; this is encoded by the coding sequence TTGAACTCAACGTTTCCGCGGCCCTCGGCCTTAAGGATCCCCGGCGCAGTGCTGATAGGAACCAAGCAGCCCCAGGACACTCAAGCCTTTCTCAATTACCTCTCCGGACCGGACGCGGCAAAGTGCTTTCAGAAATACGGATTCAATGTGATAAATACGCAGAAATAA
- the modA gene encoding molybdate ABC transporter substrate-binding protein produces MNKRTSAIIAGLLAAALLAAGCGGGAKQAPPAAAVQPVELNISAAVSMKDALTEIQTNYQKKNPTVKLVYNLGASGTLQRQIEQGAPADIFISAAPKQMNDLEAKNLVNKGTRRNLVENKLVLVVPENSTLGLSKFEDITNAKVQKFSMGETATVPAGQYGQQVLQKLGLWDRVKDKAVFAKDVRTVLTYVATGNVEAGIVYKTDAASPGAKVRIAATAPEGSHQSILYPVAILSGAKQGKAAEEFLAYLVGTEAKAVFEKHGFTMSK; encoded by the coding sequence ATGAATAAACGGACATCAGCGATTATCGCCGGCCTGCTGGCGGCGGCCCTGCTGGCGGCGGGCTGCGGCGGCGGGGCGAAACAGGCGCCGCCCGCTGCGGCCGTCCAGCCGGTGGAGCTTAATATCTCCGCCGCCGTAAGTATGAAGGACGCGCTGACCGAGATCCAGACCAACTACCAGAAGAAGAACCCCACCGTAAAGCTCGTCTATAACCTTGGCGCGTCCGGGACGCTGCAGAGGCAGATCGAGCAGGGCGCGCCGGCCGATATTTTTATCTCGGCCGCCCCCAAGCAGATGAACGATCTTGAGGCCAAGAACCTGGTGAACAAGGGTACCCGCAGGAACCTTGTAGAAAATAAGCTCGTGCTGGTGGTGCCGGAGAACTCGACCCTCGGACTGAGCAAATTTGAAGACATAACTAACGCCAAGGTGCAGAAATTCAGCATGGGCGAGACGGCCACCGTGCCGGCCGGCCAATACGGGCAGCAGGTGCTCCAGAAGCTGGGCCTGTGGGACAGGGTCAAGGATAAGGCGGTGTTCGCCAAGGATGTGCGCACCGTGTTGACCTATGTGGCGACCGGCAATGTCGAGGCTGGCATCGTGTATAAGACCGACGCCGCGTCCCCCGGCGCCAAGGTGAGAATCGCCGCCACCGCCCCCGAAGGCTCGCACCAGTCGATCCTATACCCGGTCGCCATCCTGAGCGGCGCCAAGCAGGGTAAGGCGGCGGAGGAATTTCTCGCCTATCTCGTCGGGACGGAGGCCAAGGCGGTGTTCGAGAAACACGGCTTTACGATGAGCAAGTAG
- a CDS encoding helix-turn-helix transcriptional regulator, translated as MTDTISYTPEEVANILKISRFTVYEMIKRGDLTAYRIGRKVRVEAPDLDSYIKKSKSLSPAAQTQAARPHDPAAPAQPEGLIICGQDVILDILTRHLEKMMPYVRFLRNYAGSIDGLMALYRGTANAATTHLWDSDSDTYNVPYVRRLLPGHRTLIINLAYRMEGFYVAKGNPKEIHGWRDLTKHGVRFVNRERGSGARVLLDEQLRSLGIDQRDIVGYNQEETSHLAVASSVGRGEADVGLGIEKTALQVREIDFVPLQKERYDLVIRREDADKPHFQILLTVLRSPAFRNEVAGMGGYDLSRTGEIMAET; from the coding sequence ATGACCGATACGATCTCCTATACTCCCGAAGAAGTGGCCAATATCCTCAAAATCTCGCGCTTTACCGTGTACGAAATGATCAAGCGCGGCGACCTCACCGCCTACCGCATCGGCCGCAAGGTCCGTGTCGAAGCCCCCGACCTCGACAGCTATATCAAGAAATCGAAAAGCCTCTCGCCGGCGGCCCAGACGCAGGCCGCGCGGCCACACGACCCGGCCGCCCCGGCGCAGCCGGAGGGGCTGATCATCTGCGGTCAGGACGTCATCCTCGACATCTTAACCCGCCACCTGGAGAAAATGATGCCGTACGTCCGCTTCCTGCGCAACTACGCCGGCAGCATCGACGGCCTTATGGCCCTTTACCGCGGCACTGCCAACGCCGCCACCACCCACCTGTGGGACAGCGACAGCGACACCTACAACGTCCCCTATGTCAGGCGGCTGTTGCCGGGCCACCGCACGCTAATAATCAATCTGGCCTACCGGATGGAAGGCTTCTACGTTGCCAAGGGCAACCCCAAAGAAATACATGGCTGGCGCGATCTGACCAAACATGGCGTACGGTTCGTCAACCGCGAGCGCGGTTCGGGCGCCAGGGTGCTGCTCGACGAACAGCTGCGTTCCCTCGGCATCGACCAACGCGACATCGTCGGCTACAATCAGGAAGAGACCAGCCACCTGGCGGTGGCCAGCAGTGTTGGCCGGGGCGAAGCCGACGTCGGCCTCGGCATCGAAAAGACCGCCCTGCAGGTGCGGGAAATCGACTTCGTCCCCCTGCAGAAGGAACGGTACGACCTGGTCATCCGCCGCGAAGACGCGGATAAGCCCCATTTCCAGATTCTGCTGACAGTGTTGCGCTCGCCGGCCTTCCGCAACGAGGTCGCCGGCATGGGCGGCTACGACCTCAGCCGCACCGGAGAAATAATGGCTGAAACATAA